The Streptomyces sp. NBC_00440 genome contains a region encoding:
- a CDS encoding lysine N(6)-hydroxylase/L-ornithine N(5)-oxygenase family protein, giving the protein MTTDQQASADQPHDLVGVGIGPFNLSLAALAHPLTELSTAFYEQRPAFHWHPGLLIEDATLQVPFLADLVTLAEPASPWSFLSYLKERERLYPFYFAEHFHIRRTEYDAYCRWVSESLPGLHFGHQVDAIRWNAEHALFEVDFTQLDADGEAEALGRAHTRNLALGVGTEPYIPETLKPLAEAPSVPVVHSSDYLASRERLLAAGHITVIGAGQSGAEIFLDLLRARPAGQEKITWLARTEAFAPMEYSKLGLEHFTPDYTRYFHQLPESARDSLAPQQWQLHKGIDAETIAAIHGELYRRTQHGGWPDAVLTPGVTVRTAGRVATTKVELHLEHARQGSRSRLTTDAVVLATGYRERPLDGMLAGLDPYMRRDASERPRIDDQYRLLLDPAVTGSVYVQNAERHTHGVGAPDLGLAAWRSATILNSLTGKDPYPLPRRTAFTSFGLDREHALPPQSRTRLVPLAERSS; this is encoded by the coding sequence ATGACGACGGACCAGCAGGCTTCCGCAGACCAGCCCCACGACCTGGTGGGGGTCGGCATCGGACCGTTCAACCTCTCCCTCGCGGCACTCGCCCACCCCCTCACCGAACTCTCCACCGCCTTCTACGAACAGCGCCCCGCATTCCACTGGCACCCCGGCCTGCTCATCGAGGACGCCACCCTCCAAGTCCCCTTCCTCGCCGACCTGGTGACCCTCGCCGAACCCGCCAGCCCCTGGTCGTTCCTCAGCTACCTCAAGGAACGCGAGCGGCTCTACCCCTTCTACTTCGCCGAGCACTTCCACATCAGGCGCACCGAGTACGACGCCTACTGCCGCTGGGTCAGCGAGAGCCTGCCCGGACTCCACTTCGGCCACCAGGTCGACGCCATCCGCTGGAACGCCGAACACGCCCTCTTCGAAGTCGACTTCACCCAACTCGACGCCGACGGAGAAGCCGAGGCACTCGGCCGCGCCCACACCCGCAACCTGGCACTCGGCGTCGGCACCGAGCCGTACATCCCGGAGACCCTCAAGCCGCTCGCCGAAGCGCCATCCGTGCCCGTCGTGCACTCGTCCGACTACCTCGCCAGCCGCGAACGGCTCCTCGCCGCAGGGCACATCACCGTCATCGGCGCGGGCCAGTCCGGCGCCGAGATCTTCCTCGACCTGCTCCGGGCCCGCCCCGCAGGCCAGGAGAAGATCACCTGGCTCGCCCGGACCGAGGCCTTCGCCCCCATGGAGTACTCCAAGCTCGGCCTGGAGCACTTCACCCCCGACTACACCCGCTACTTCCACCAGCTGCCCGAGTCCGCCCGCGACTCCCTCGCCCCGCAGCAGTGGCAGCTCCACAAGGGAATCGACGCCGAAACCATCGCGGCCATCCACGGCGAGCTCTACCGCCGCACCCAGCACGGAGGCTGGCCCGACGCCGTCCTCACCCCGGGCGTCACCGTCCGCACCGCCGGACGCGTCGCCACCACCAAGGTCGAACTCCACCTCGAACACGCCCGGCAGGGCTCCCGCTCCCGCCTCACCACCGACGCCGTGGTCCTCGCCACCGGCTACCGGGAACGGCCGCTCGACGGAATGCTCGCCGGCCTCGACCCCTACATGCGGCGCGACGCGTCCGAGCGCCCCCGCATCGACGACCAGTACCGGCTGCTCCTGGACCCCGCCGTCACCGGCTCCGTGTACGTACAGAACGCCGAACGCCACACCCATGGCGTCGGCGCCCCCGACCTCGGCCTCGCCGCCTGGCGCAGCGCGACGATCCTCAACTCCCTCACCGGGAAGGACCCCTACCCGCTGCCCCGGCGCACCGCGTTCACCAGCTTCGGCCTCGACCGCGAACACGCCCTGCCCCCGCAGAGCCGCACCCGCCTCGTCCCGCTGGCCGAACGCAGCAGCTGA
- a CDS encoding transcriptional regulator: MYDLSARKLALELVGQGHSLNSVSKQTGISRAAIREWQTHVEPLAHPRLAPCARCRLEPGTPDDAAAYAYLLGLYLGDGCISPHPKIGYYLRIACSNSWPGLIETCREAISAVSPSDSLCLVQKEGCVAVTGYSRHWPCLFPQHGPGKKHDRTIALEPWQQQIVDEYPWPFVRGLIHSDGCRNTNWTTRIVGGERKRYEYPRYWFTNVSDDIRRLYTDTLDKLGVEWKSCTRHSRPYNISVAKRGSVALMDAHVGPKY; the protein is encoded by the coding sequence ATGTACGACCTCAGCGCACGCAAGCTCGCACTTGAACTCGTCGGCCAAGGTCACAGCCTCAACTCCGTCAGCAAGCAGACGGGTATATCACGGGCCGCAATCCGCGAATGGCAGACCCACGTGGAGCCTCTCGCCCACCCCCGCCTAGCCCCTTGCGCACGGTGCCGCCTCGAACCCGGAACCCCCGACGACGCCGCCGCATATGCATATCTACTCGGCCTCTACCTCGGCGATGGCTGCATCAGCCCTCATCCCAAGATTGGGTACTACTTGCGCATCGCCTGTTCCAACTCCTGGCCGGGGCTCATCGAGACGTGCCGCGAAGCGATCAGTGCCGTTAGTCCAAGCGATTCCCTTTGCTTGGTCCAGAAGGAAGGTTGTGTTGCCGTCACCGGTTACAGCAGACATTGGCCATGCCTGTTCCCCCAGCACGGCCCCGGGAAAAAGCACGACCGAACCATCGCGCTGGAACCCTGGCAGCAGCAGATTGTCGATGAATATCCTTGGCCGTTCGTGCGCGGCTTGATCCACTCCGACGGATGCCGGAACACAAACTGGACCACCCGCATCGTCGGTGGTGAGCGGAAGCGCTACGAATACCCCAGGTACTGGTTCACCAACGTGTCCGACGACATCCGCCGTCTCTACACCGACACCCTCGACAAACTCGGCGTCGAATGGAAGAGCTGCACCCGCCACAGCAGGCCATACAACATCTCCGTGGCCAAGCGCGGATCCGTTGCACTCATGGATGCACACGTAGGTCCGAAGTACTGA
- a CDS encoding ABC transporter ATP-binding protein yields MTALLEVQDLRVAYGKIEAVKGISFSVEAGQVVTLIGTNGAGKTTTLRTLSGLIKPAGGTIAFDGKPLAGIPAHKVVALGLAHSPEGRHIFPRLSIFENLQLGAFLRDDKEGIEKDIQRAYDLFPILGERRKQAAGTLSGGEQQMLAMGRALMSQPKLLMLDEPSMGLSPIMMQKIMETIVELKSQGMTILLVEQNAQAALSLADHGYVMEIGKISLSGTGHDLLHDESVRKAYLGED; encoded by the coding sequence GTGACCGCTCTCCTGGAGGTCCAGGACCTCAGGGTCGCCTACGGCAAGATCGAGGCCGTCAAGGGCATCTCCTTCAGCGTCGAAGCCGGCCAGGTCGTCACCCTGATCGGCACCAACGGCGCCGGCAAAACCACCACCCTGCGCACCCTCTCCGGCCTGATCAAACCGGCCGGCGGCACGATCGCCTTCGACGGGAAACCGCTCGCGGGCATCCCGGCCCACAAGGTCGTCGCCCTCGGCCTGGCCCACTCCCCCGAGGGCCGGCACATCTTCCCGCGCCTGTCGATCTTCGAGAACCTCCAGCTCGGAGCGTTCCTCAGGGACGACAAGGAAGGCATCGAGAAGGACATCCAGCGCGCCTACGACCTCTTCCCGATCCTGGGCGAGCGCCGGAAGCAGGCAGCGGGCACCCTGTCCGGCGGTGAGCAGCAGATGCTCGCCATGGGCCGGGCGCTGATGTCGCAGCCCAAGCTGCTGATGCTCGACGAACCCTCGATGGGTCTCTCGCCGATCATGATGCAGAAGATCATGGAGACCATCGTCGAGCTCAAGTCCCAGGGCATGACGATCCTGCTCGTCGAACAGAACGCGCAGGCGGCGCTCTCACTGGCCGACCACGGGTACGTCATGGAGATCGGCAAGATCTCGCTCTCCGGTACCGGCCACGACCTGCTGCACGACGAGTCGGTCCGCAAGGCGTACCTCGGCGAGGACTGA
- the pyk gene encoding pyruvate kinase, with protein MRRAKIVCTLGPATDSYDQIKALVEAGMDMARFNLSHGSYAEHEERFRRVRKAAEETGRSVGILADLQGPKIRLGRFAEGPVLLERGDEFTITVAPGARGDRSSCGTTYNGLAGDVTTGERILVDDGKVALEVTSVEGPRVHTLVVEGGMVSDHKGLNLPGVAVSVPAMSEKDADDLRWALRTGADIIALSFVRSGRDVDEVHQIMEEEGRRLPVIAKIEKPQAVENIDGIVAAFDGIMVARGDLGVEMPLEQVPIVQKRAVKLAKRNAKPVIVATQMLDSMIDNSRPTRAEASDVANAVIDGTDAVMLSGETSVGKYPVETVRTMGRIVEAAEEDILARGLPPLNDRNKPRTQGGAVARAAAEMGDFLGAKLLVAFTQSGDTAKRLSRYRSPIPLLAFTPDPATRAQLTLTWGVETYLGPHVESTDEMVAQVDEQLLKAGRCQKGDIVVITAGSPPGVAGSTNLVRVHHVGEDDSPK; from the coding sequence ATGCGCCGAGCAAAGATCGTTTGTACCCTGGGCCCCGCGACCGACTCGTACGACCAGATCAAGGCACTGGTCGAAGCCGGTATGGACATGGCCCGATTCAATCTCAGCCACGGCAGCTACGCCGAGCACGAGGAGCGTTTCCGCCGCGTACGCAAGGCGGCCGAGGAGACAGGCCGCAGCGTCGGCATCCTCGCGGATCTTCAAGGCCCGAAGATCCGCCTCGGCCGCTTCGCCGAAGGCCCCGTACTCCTTGAACGCGGCGACGAGTTCACCATCACCGTCGCCCCCGGCGCCCGGGGCGACCGGAGCAGCTGCGGCACCACCTACAACGGCCTCGCCGGGGACGTGACCACCGGCGAGCGCATCCTCGTCGACGACGGCAAGGTCGCCCTCGAAGTCACCTCGGTCGAAGGCCCCCGCGTCCACACCCTGGTCGTCGAGGGCGGCATGGTCTCCGACCACAAGGGGCTCAACCTCCCCGGTGTCGCGGTGTCCGTCCCCGCCATGTCCGAGAAGGACGCCGATGACCTCCGCTGGGCACTGCGGACCGGGGCCGACATCATCGCGCTCTCCTTCGTGCGCAGCGGCCGGGACGTCGACGAGGTCCACCAGATCATGGAGGAGGAGGGCCGCAGGCTCCCCGTCATCGCCAAGATCGAGAAGCCGCAGGCCGTCGAGAACATCGACGGGATCGTCGCGGCCTTCGACGGCATCATGGTCGCCCGCGGTGACCTCGGCGTCGAGATGCCCCTGGAACAGGTGCCGATCGTCCAGAAGCGCGCCGTGAAGCTGGCCAAGCGCAACGCCAAGCCCGTCATTGTCGCGACCCAGATGCTCGACTCGATGATCGACAACTCCCGCCCCACCCGCGCCGAAGCCTCCGACGTCGCCAACGCGGTCATCGACGGCACCGACGCCGTGATGCTCTCCGGCGAGACCAGCGTCGGCAAGTACCCGGTGGAGACGGTCCGGACGATGGGCCGCATCGTCGAGGCGGCCGAGGAGGACATCCTCGCCCGCGGTCTGCCGCCGCTGAACGACCGCAACAAGCCGCGTACCCAGGGCGGCGCCGTCGCCCGCGCGGCCGCTGAGATGGGCGACTTCCTCGGCGCGAAGCTGCTCGTGGCCTTCACCCAGTCCGGCGACACGGCGAAGCGGCTCTCGCGCTACCGCTCGCCGATCCCGCTGCTGGCCTTCACCCCGGACCCGGCAACACGCGCCCAGCTCACCCTGACTTGGGGTGTGGAGACCTATCTCGGCCCGCACGTGGAATCCACGGACGAGATGGTCGCGCAGGTCGACGAACAACTCCTGAAGGCGGGCCGCTGCCAGAAGGGCGACATCGTCGTCATCACCGCGGGCTCCCCGCCCGGCGTCGCCGGCTCCACCAATCTGGTCCGCGTCCACCACGTCGGGGAGGACGATTCGCCGAAGTAG
- a CDS encoding SIMPL domain-containing protein produces MTDEVPYPSAAPYGTPDTPRVAVRGEASLEVEPETATLTVTASARGKDRRAALQDLTRRNAAIFELAREYGEAVEKLESGALSVSPEPAQHGWGERVRAYSGHVRITVALNDFTALGELTARLADLELTRVEGPWWALRPGSPAHRDARRQAVRDAVTRAREYAEALGAELTALVELSDPGADGARPPAPGFAGTRGFRAAAPGGADDVPAIDLEPQRQTVYAQVNARFTMSPPAL; encoded by the coding sequence ATGACCGACGAAGTCCCGTACCCCTCCGCAGCCCCCTACGGCACGCCCGACACCCCCCGCGTCGCCGTGCGCGGCGAGGCGAGCCTCGAAGTCGAACCCGAGACCGCCACCCTCACCGTCACCGCGAGCGCCCGCGGCAAGGACCGCCGGGCAGCGCTGCAGGACCTCACCCGGCGCAACGCCGCCATCTTCGAACTCGCCAGGGAATACGGCGAAGCCGTCGAGAAACTGGAGAGCGGCGCGCTCTCCGTCAGCCCCGAACCGGCCCAGCACGGCTGGGGCGAAAGGGTCCGCGCCTACTCCGGCCACGTCCGGATCACCGTCGCACTCAACGACTTCACCGCACTCGGCGAACTCACCGCCCGCCTCGCCGACCTGGAACTGACCCGCGTCGAAGGACCCTGGTGGGCACTGCGCCCCGGATCGCCCGCACACCGCGACGCCCGCCGGCAGGCCGTGCGGGACGCCGTCACCCGCGCCCGTGAGTACGCCGAGGCGCTCGGCGCCGAGCTGACCGCCCTGGTCGAGCTCTCCGACCCGGGGGCGGACGGTGCGCGCCCGCCCGCCCCCGGCTTCGCCGGCACCCGTGGTTTCAGAGCGGCGGCACCCGGCGGGGCGGACGACGTACCGGCCATCGACCTCGAACCCCAGCGCCAGACCGTTTACGCACAGGTGAACGCCCGTTTCACCATGTCACCACCGGCGCTCTGA
- a CDS encoding pyridoxal phosphate-dependent decarboxylase family protein — protein sequence MSTPPLAGGAAGPNALRPLVGTVLDALHDGAADRIGPLPPGGPEAVAVRVRATAHPVLPDTGTGAEEALRTLVHAITEGAADPADPRCAAHLHCPPLAVAAAADLAASALNPSMDSWDQAPAASELEALVTRAIAAEIYPAGDALVTTGGSESNQLALLLARERHGAVRIVCGANAHHSLHRAAWLLGLPEPLTVPSPSGTIDLAALDEALTATHGPVLVAATAGTTDAGLIDPLPEIADLCDRHGAELHIDAAYGGPLLFSDLHRPLLAGLERAHSVTLDLHKLGWQPVAAGLLAVPCPTTLDALTHQADYLNADDDTEAGLPDLLGRSLRTTRRPDVFKIAVTLRALGRSGLAALIDRTCAIAAELADLVEARPGLELYDRPTISTVLFRPTGADDATVAAIRRTLLTEGHAVLGRARADNRLWLKATLLNPHATTGDLEALLKLLEGSTPR from the coding sequence ATGAGTACGCCGCCACTCGCCGGAGGGGCCGCAGGGCCGAACGCCCTGCGGCCCCTCGTCGGTACCGTCCTCGACGCGCTGCACGACGGGGCCGCCGACCGGATCGGCCCGCTGCCGCCCGGCGGCCCGGAAGCCGTCGCCGTACGGGTACGGGCCACGGCCCACCCCGTGCTGCCCGACACCGGAACCGGCGCCGAAGAAGCCCTGCGCACCCTGGTCCACGCCATCACCGAAGGCGCAGCGGACCCCGCCGACCCCCGCTGCGCGGCCCATCTGCACTGCCCGCCGCTCGCCGTCGCCGCAGCCGCCGACCTCGCCGCCTCCGCCCTCAACCCCTCGATGGACTCCTGGGACCAGGCCCCCGCGGCCTCCGAGCTCGAAGCCCTCGTCACCCGCGCCATCGCCGCCGAGATCTACCCGGCGGGCGACGCGCTCGTCACCACCGGAGGCAGCGAGTCCAACCAGCTCGCACTGCTCCTCGCCCGCGAACGCCACGGCGCCGTCCGGATCGTCTGCGGCGCCAACGCCCACCACTCCCTGCACCGCGCAGCCTGGCTGCTCGGCCTCCCCGAACCCCTCACCGTCCCGTCGCCCTCCGGAACCATCGACCTCGCCGCGCTCGACGAAGCACTCACCGCGACACACGGCCCGGTCCTGGTCGCGGCCACCGCCGGCACCACCGACGCCGGACTCATCGACCCGCTCCCCGAGATCGCCGACCTCTGCGACCGGCACGGCGCCGAACTCCACATCGACGCCGCATACGGCGGCCCGCTCCTCTTCAGCGACCTCCACCGGCCCCTGCTCGCCGGCCTCGAACGAGCCCACTCGGTAACCCTCGACCTGCACAAACTCGGCTGGCAGCCGGTCGCGGCAGGACTCCTCGCCGTCCCGTGCCCCACCACCCTGGACGCCCTCACCCACCAGGCCGACTACCTCAACGCCGACGACGACACCGAAGCCGGCCTCCCCGACCTCCTCGGCCGCTCCCTGCGGACCACCCGGCGCCCCGACGTCTTCAAGATCGCCGTCACACTCCGCGCCCTCGGCCGGAGCGGCCTCGCCGCCCTCATCGACCGCACCTGCGCCATCGCCGCAGAACTCGCCGACCTCGTCGAGGCCCGGCCCGGCCTGGAGCTCTACGACCGGCCCACCATCTCCACCGTGCTCTTCCGCCCCACCGGAGCGGACGACGCGACCGTGGCCGCCATCCGCCGCACCCTCCTCACCGAGGGCCACGCCGTACTCGGCCGGGCCCGCGCGGACAACCGCCTCTGGCTGAAAGCCACCCTGCTCAACCCCCACGCCACCACCGGTGACCTGGAAGCTCTCCTCAAACTCCTGGAAGGCAGTACGCCCCGATGA
- a CDS encoding ABC transporter ATP-binding protein yields the protein MTTHTTAPAPEATAAPVLQAEGVIMRFGGLTAVRDVDLTVNAGEIVGLIGPNGAGKTTFFNCLTGLYVPTEGKVSYKGTVLPPKPHLVTKAGIARTFQNIRLFANMTVLENVLVGRHTRTKEGLWSAILRGPGFHRAEARSRERATELLEFIGLAHKAGHLARNLPYGEQRKLEIARALASEPGLLLLDEPTAGMNPQETRATEELVFAIRDQGIAVLVIEHDMRFIFNLCDRVAVLVQGEKLVEGTSEVVQGDERVIAAYLGTPFEGAPGDEEVAEVEAAEAATGPTSTTSTTGTTSTTGTTSTTSSTGTEGDTQ from the coding sequence ATGACCACGCACACGACCGCACCGGCCCCGGAAGCCACCGCCGCCCCCGTGCTCCAGGCCGAAGGCGTCATCATGCGCTTCGGCGGCCTCACCGCCGTCCGCGACGTCGACCTCACCGTCAACGCCGGAGAGATAGTCGGCCTCATCGGCCCCAACGGCGCCGGCAAGACCACCTTCTTCAACTGCCTCACCGGCCTCTACGTCCCCACCGAGGGCAAGGTCAGCTACAAGGGCACCGTCCTGCCGCCCAAACCGCACCTCGTCACCAAGGCGGGCATCGCCCGCACCTTCCAGAACATCCGGCTCTTCGCCAATATGACGGTCCTGGAAAACGTCCTCGTCGGACGCCACACCAGGACCAAGGAAGGCCTCTGGTCCGCCATCCTGCGCGGCCCCGGCTTCCACCGGGCCGAGGCCAGGTCCCGCGAACGGGCAACAGAACTCCTGGAGTTCATCGGCCTGGCCCACAAGGCCGGCCACCTCGCGCGCAACCTCCCGTACGGCGAACAGCGCAAGCTCGAAATCGCCCGCGCCCTCGCCAGCGAACCCGGCCTGCTGCTGCTCGACGAGCCCACCGCCGGGATGAACCCGCAGGAGACCCGCGCCACCGAGGAGCTCGTCTTCGCCATCCGGGACCAGGGCATCGCCGTACTCGTCATCGAGCACGACATGCGGTTCATCTTCAACCTCTGCGACCGCGTCGCCGTCCTCGTCCAGGGCGAGAAGCTCGTCGAGGGCACATCGGAGGTGGTCCAGGGCGACGAACGCGTCATCGCGGCCTACCTCGGAACGCCCTTCGAAGGCGCACCGGGGGACGAGGAGGTGGCCGAGGTCGAAGCGGCCGAGGCCGCGACAGGTCCCACCAGCACGACAAGCACCACGGGCACGACAAGCACCACGGGCACGACCAGTACCACCAGCTCCACCGGTACCGAAGGAGACACCCAGTGA
- a CDS encoding ANTAR domain-containing response regulator, whose amino-acid sequence MTAPESPQPVADDDKSHVPPLTTRVVIAEDEALIRLDLKEMLEEEGYAVVGEAGDGQRAVELAREHRPDLVILDVKMPVLDGISAAEKITEESIAPVLMLTAFSQRDLVERARDAGAMAYLVKPFSKSDVVPAIEMAVSRFTELKALEQEVADLSQRLETRKLVDRAKSVLQTQYGLTEPAAFRWIQKTSMDRRMSMQQVAEAVIEDAEEKKAAKEQ is encoded by the coding sequence GTGACCGCCCCCGAGTCGCCCCAGCCCGTCGCCGACGACGACAAGTCGCACGTCCCGCCGCTGACGACCCGTGTCGTCATCGCCGAGGACGAGGCCCTCATCCGCCTCGACCTCAAAGAGATGCTCGAAGAAGAGGGCTACGCGGTCGTCGGCGAAGCCGGTGACGGTCAGCGGGCCGTCGAGCTGGCCCGGGAGCACCGGCCCGATCTGGTGATCCTCGATGTGAAGATGCCCGTTCTGGACGGGATCTCCGCCGCCGAGAAGATCACCGAGGAGTCCATCGCCCCGGTCCTGATGCTGACCGCGTTCTCGCAGCGCGACCTCGTGGAGCGGGCCAGGGACGCCGGAGCGATGGCGTATCTCGTGAAGCCGTTCTCCAAGAGCGACGTCGTGCCCGCCATCGAGATGGCCGTCTCCCGCTTCACCGAGCTGAAGGCCCTGGAGCAGGAGGTCGCCGACCTCTCGCAGCGGCTGGAGACGCGGAAGCTGGTGGACCGGGCGAAGTCGGTGCTGCAGACGCAGTACGGGCTGACCGAGCCCGCCGCCTTCCGATGGATCCAGAAGACGTCGATGGACCGCCGGATGTCGATGCAGCAGGTCGCCGAGGCGGTCATCGAGGACGCCGAGGAGAAGAAGGCGGCCAAGGAGCAGTAG
- a CDS encoding bifunctional metallophosphatase/5'-nucleotidase — protein sequence MPLNRRTFLGTSAAAGAGVAIAGGTAVPAEAQGHGHGHGHGHGRPPKRYSFTVMGTTDLHGHVFNWDYFTDKEFDDAAHNDVGLAKISTLVNGIREERGRHNTLMIDAGDTIQGTQLSYYYAKIDPITAKHGPVHPMAQAMNHIGYDAAALGNHEFNYGIPVLRKFEEQCRFPLLGANALDAKTLRPAFAPYVFRTLRTPHGRDVKVAILGLTNPGIAIWDKANVQGRMVFPGLEEQAAKYVPRLRSMGADVVLVAAHSGASGTSSYGDQIPYVENASALVAEQVPGIDAILVGHAHVEIPERFVENKKTGKQVVLSEPLMWGERLTVFDFDLVWEKGRWAVEKAGARVLNSNTAAEDPELVKLLTDEHKKVVAYVNEVIGTSSAAMTTADAPWKDEPIIDLINAVQTDTVKAALAGGEYAALPVLSQASCFSRTAQIPAGNVTIKDAAGLYPFENTLEARLVTGAQIKDYLEFSARYYVQTPAGGPVDTSKLTNADDTPDYNYDAVSGLTYEIDIAKAAGSRIAKLSFGGKAIDPAAQFVLAVNNYRASGGGNFPHVPAAKQLWANSDEIRNTIIAWVQAKGTVDASEFASVDWKLTRDGTPVF from the coding sequence ATGCCGCTCAACCGTAGGACGTTCCTGGGTACTTCGGCCGCCGCAGGCGCCGGTGTGGCCATCGCCGGAGGCACGGCAGTGCCCGCTGAGGCGCAGGGGCACGGCCATGGCCACGGTCACGGTCACGGGCGTCCGCCGAAGCGGTACTCCTTCACCGTGATGGGGACGACCGATCTGCACGGCCATGTCTTCAACTGGGACTACTTCACGGACAAGGAGTTCGACGACGCCGCGCACAACGACGTCGGCCTGGCGAAGATCTCGACGCTGGTCAACGGGATCCGCGAGGAGAGAGGCCGCCACAACACCCTGATGATCGACGCGGGCGACACCATCCAGGGCACCCAACTGTCGTACTACTACGCGAAGATCGACCCGATCACGGCCAAGCACGGTCCGGTGCACCCGATGGCGCAGGCGATGAACCACATCGGCTACGACGCGGCGGCGCTGGGCAACCACGAGTTCAACTACGGCATTCCGGTGCTGCGGAAGTTCGAGGAGCAGTGCCGTTTCCCGCTGCTGGGGGCCAACGCCCTGGACGCGAAGACGCTCAGGCCGGCGTTCGCCCCGTACGTCTTCAGGACGCTCCGCACACCGCACGGCCGGGATGTGAAGGTCGCGATCCTCGGGCTGACGAACCCGGGCATCGCCATCTGGGACAAGGCGAACGTGCAGGGCAGGATGGTGTTTCCGGGGCTGGAGGAGCAGGCGGCGAAGTATGTGCCGCGGCTGCGTTCCATGGGTGCCGACGTGGTGCTCGTGGCGGCGCACTCGGGGGCCAGTGGCACATCCTCGTACGGTGACCAGATCCCGTACGTGGAGAACGCGTCCGCCCTGGTGGCCGAGCAGGTGCCGGGGATCGACGCGATCCTGGTGGGCCATGCGCATGTCGAGATCCCCGAGAGGTTCGTGGAGAACAAGAAGACCGGGAAGCAGGTCGTTCTCTCCGAGCCGCTGATGTGGGGCGAGCGGCTCACGGTCTTCGACTTCGACCTGGTGTGGGAGAAGGGTCGCTGGGCGGTCGAGAAGGCCGGTGCGCGGGTACTGAACTCCAATACCGCGGCCGAGGACCCGGAGCTCGTGAAGCTGCTGACGGACGAACACAAGAAGGTCGTGGCGTACGTCAACGAGGTGATCGGGACGTCGTCCGCCGCGATGACCACGGCGGACGCGCCGTGGAAGGACGAGCCGATCATCGATCTGATCAACGCCGTCCAGACCGACACGGTGAAGGCGGCGCTGGCCGGTGGTGAGTACGCGGCGCTGCCGGTGCTCTCGCAGGCGTCGTGCTTCTCGCGTACGGCGCAGATTCCCGCCGGGAACGTGACGATCAAGGACGCGGCGGGCCTGTACCCGTTCGAGAACACGCTGGAGGCCCGTCTGGTGACGGGTGCGCAGATCAAGGACTATCTGGAGTTCTCGGCGCGCTACTACGTGCAGACTCCGGCGGGCGGTCCTGTCGACACCTCGAAGCTGACGAACGCGGATGACACGCCGGACTACAACTACGACGCGGTGTCGGGTCTGACGTACGAGATCGACATCGCCAAGGCGGCCGGTTCGCGGATCGCGAAGCTGTCCTTCGGCGGTAAGGCGATCGATCCGGCGGCGCAGTTCGTGCTGGCGGTGAACAACTACCGGGCGAGCGGCGGCGGTAACTTCCCGCATGTGCCGGCCGCCAAGCAGCTGTGGGCCAATTCGGACGAGATCCGGAACACGATCATCGCGTGGGTGCAGGCGAAGGGGACGGTGGACGCGTCGGAGTTCGCTTCGGTGGACTGGAAGCTGACGCGGGACGGTACGCCGGTCTTCTAG